One genomic region from Streptomyces venezuelae encodes:
- a CDS encoding tyrosine-type recombinase/integrase, protein MTDWSYTVRIWSIRKRPYRKPYQLRWQVGTKPHSESFLTLGLAESRRAQFITATREGEPWDIDSGLPKSMVQKAKDISWYQHARNYVEMKWDHSPASTRRNLAEAMATVTMALLKDTKGMADHKAVRRALYTWGFNVNRWKEETPEDVASLLSWVERKSVPTSNLADRILVRRALDACTRRLDGKTSAGTVIARKRAIFHQALGLAVEAELLSENPIPAIKWKAPEKVEEEVDPEAVPDPEQAAALLAAVGKQGARGRHMEAFFGCMYYSAARPGELVGLRLQECDLPRRGWGLIRLRESRARSGSSWTDTGEAHDRRGLKHRTRKAVRHVPIPPELVAMLRWHVTLYGTHADGRLFRTARGGMVQESGYGEVWAGARGDVLTPAEQETKLAKRPYDLRHAAVSTWLSSGVEPQLVAQRAGHSTGVLFRVYAKFLKGGDEAANAKISARLNQHRASGPATA, encoded by the coding sequence GTGACCGACTGGAGCTACACCGTGCGGATCTGGAGCATCCGCAAGCGGCCGTACCGCAAGCCGTACCAACTCCGCTGGCAGGTCGGCACGAAGCCGCACTCCGAGTCCTTCCTGACGCTCGGGCTCGCGGAAAGCCGGCGCGCGCAGTTCATCACCGCGACCCGCGAGGGCGAGCCCTGGGACATCGACAGCGGCCTGCCGAAGTCGATGGTCCAGAAGGCGAAGGACATCTCCTGGTACCAGCACGCCAGGAACTACGTGGAGATGAAGTGGGACCACTCCCCCGCCTCCACGCGCCGGAACCTCGCTGAGGCCATGGCGACCGTGACCATGGCGCTGCTCAAGGACACGAAGGGCATGGCGGACCACAAGGCCGTACGCCGCGCGCTCTATACCTGGGGCTTCAACGTGAACCGGTGGAAGGAGGAGACCCCGGAGGACGTGGCCTCGCTGCTCTCGTGGGTGGAGCGGAAGTCCGTCCCCACGTCCAACCTGGCGGATCGGATCCTCGTTCGCCGGGCCCTGGACGCCTGCACCCGGCGGCTGGACGGCAAGACGTCGGCCGGCACCGTCATCGCCCGGAAGCGGGCCATCTTCCACCAGGCCCTCGGGCTCGCCGTCGAAGCCGAGCTGCTGAGCGAGAACCCGATCCCGGCGATCAAGTGGAAGGCGCCCGAGAAGGTGGAGGAGGAAGTGGACCCCGAAGCCGTGCCGGACCCCGAGCAGGCCGCCGCGCTCCTGGCCGCTGTGGGAAAGCAGGGCGCCCGAGGGCGGCATATGGAGGCATTCTTCGGGTGCATGTACTACTCCGCCGCCCGGCCAGGCGAGCTGGTCGGGCTCCGGCTCCAGGAGTGCGACCTCCCCCGACGCGGCTGGGGGCTCATCCGGCTTCGGGAGAGCAGGGCGCGCTCCGGAAGCTCCTGGACGGACACGGGCGAGGCTCATGACCGGCGCGGGCTCAAGCACCGCACCCGGAAGGCCGTCCGGCACGTGCCGATCCCGCCCGAGCTCGTGGCGATGCTCCGGTGGCACGTCACGCTGTACGGCACCCACGCCGACGGCCGGCTGTTCCGGACCGCCCGCGGCGGCATGGTCCAGGAGAGCGGATACGGGGAGGTCTGGGCGGGCGCCCGCGGGGACGTCCTCACGCCCGCCGAGCAGGAGACCAAGCTGGCCAAGCGGCCGTATGACCTTCGTCACGCGGCCGTCTCCACCTGGCTCAGCTCGGGAGTCGAGCCGCAGCTCGTCGCCCAGCGGGCCGGCCACTCGACGGGGGTCCTGTTCCGGGTCTACGCGAAGTTCCTGAAGGGTGGCGACGAGGCTGCCAACGCCAAGATCTCCGCCCGGTTGAATCAGCACCGCGCGAGCGGTCCCGCGACCGCCTGA
- a CDS encoding helix-turn-helix transcriptional regulator gives MARTARRRQPADELVSLTDALDELRITRATYYRWRNRGYAPEMQRLPNGHLRISRSKLDAFKNELEIA, from the coding sequence ATGGCCCGCACCGCCCGCCGCCGTCAGCCCGCCGACGAACTGGTGTCGCTGACCGACGCGCTCGACGAGCTCCGCATCACCCGAGCCACCTACTACCGCTGGCGCAACCGCGGCTACGCCCCCGAGATGCAGCGCCTCCCCAACGGACACCTGCGGATCAGCCGCAGCAAGCTCGACGCCTTCAAGAACGAACTGGAGATCGCGTGA
- a CDS encoding ATP-binding protein, which yields MAEDEKNPAREVITDYAQEHFRYFRTVDGTVYAQKNGHPVARPIRSQGTTGSHRQELMVGLFKDGFGVFNGTALKEALDLIEALALTEDVQPTHIRVAPGFDGATWLDLGRDDGKSVRIHPTGWEILTPDPREVCWRRTQLTGELPLPVEKTNGKGIDFLMRLCNFASAQAESLALAWLIGCLGPSAPVPAPFLTGPQGAGKSTAGRMLVRIIEGMSGDLRRAPKDEENLITAVAAGWVTALDNLSHLGPDLSDLMCCIVTGAETIKRALFTDGDVVRSRYRRPLLLTGIDVGVIRPDLAERLLPLRLERPLVRRTEAELWAEFEEVLPIILGSVLDLAVKVRATEADIPTDLRMADFAHLCAQLDAATSMGALDAYRASLDDLNDDVIEGDLLAQTVLKHAAGIEPGTEVRMTSAEWLHGLTQLYSGEDFRPLPKGWPTTGKVLSDRLKRLQPVLAARGVLVDWGRTRAARYIEMTRQTPPADEQSPMF from the coding sequence ATGGCCGAGGACGAGAAGAATCCGGCCCGCGAGGTCATCACCGACTACGCGCAGGAGCATTTCCGGTACTTCCGGACCGTCGACGGGACCGTATACGCGCAGAAGAACGGTCACCCCGTGGCCCGTCCGATCCGCTCCCAGGGAACGACGGGCAGCCACCGGCAGGAACTCATGGTCGGACTCTTCAAAGACGGGTTCGGCGTATTCAACGGCACCGCACTCAAGGAGGCGTTGGACTTGATCGAAGCACTTGCTCTGACCGAGGACGTACAGCCCACCCACATCCGCGTCGCCCCCGGATTCGACGGCGCAACCTGGCTCGACCTGGGCCGCGACGACGGCAAGTCCGTCCGCATCCACCCCACCGGCTGGGAGATCCTCACCCCCGACCCGCGCGAGGTCTGCTGGCGCCGCACCCAACTCACCGGGGAGCTGCCCCTGCCGGTCGAGAAGACCAACGGCAAGGGAATCGACTTCCTGATGCGGCTGTGCAACTTCGCCAGCGCCCAGGCCGAGAGCCTGGCCCTCGCCTGGCTGATCGGCTGCCTCGGGCCGTCCGCGCCCGTCCCCGCCCCCTTCCTCACCGGGCCCCAGGGTGCGGGCAAGTCCACCGCCGGCCGGATGCTCGTGCGGATCATCGAGGGCATGAGCGGCGACCTGCGCCGCGCCCCGAAGGACGAGGAAAACCTGATCACGGCCGTCGCCGCCGGATGGGTCACCGCCCTGGACAACCTCTCCCACCTCGGCCCGGACCTGTCCGACCTCATGTGCTGCATCGTCACCGGAGCCGAGACCATCAAGCGCGCCCTGTTCACCGACGGCGACGTGGTGCGCTCCCGCTACCGCCGCCCCCTGCTGCTGACCGGCATCGACGTCGGCGTCATCCGCCCCGACCTCGCCGAACGCCTCCTCCCGCTGCGTCTGGAACGCCCCCTCGTGCGGCGGACGGAGGCGGAGCTGTGGGCGGAGTTCGAAGAGGTCCTGCCGATCATCCTCGGGTCCGTGCTCGACCTCGCCGTCAAGGTCCGCGCCACCGAGGCCGACATCCCCACCGACCTGCGCATGGCCGACTTCGCCCATCTCTGCGCGCAGCTCGACGCGGCCACCAGCATGGGCGCGCTGGACGCCTACCGGGCCAGCCTCGACGACCTCAACGACGACGTCATCGAAGGCGACCTGCTCGCCCAGACCGTCCTCAAGCACGCGGCCGGCATCGAGCCCGGCACGGAAGTCCGGATGACGTCCGCCGAGTGGCTCCACGGCCTCACGCAGCTCTACAGCGGCGAGGACTTCCGTCCCCTGCCCAAGGGCTGGCCCACCACCGGCAAGGTCCTCTCCGACCGCCTCAAGCGGCTTCAGCCCGTCCTGGCTGCACGGGGAGTCCTCGTCGACTGGGGCCGTACCCGGGCCGCCCGCTACATCGAGATGACCCGCCAGACGCCCCCGGCCGACGAGCAGTCCCCGATGTTCTAG
- a CDS encoding bifunctional DNA primase/polymerase translates to MTHAIPIRRDARTGHLNVALRLAADGLPVLPLRAGKGPFGNCRNCANNACGGRPNMKTPGPCQCPWPCHAWAAATSDPTTITSPAWKTAWRYAGTVGYHPGGAGVTVVDLDNTEAVDWARENLPPTRTVGTTRGEHWIYQGTMRSVNGVREGVDLKSTMSYARWLGPGTGTMTPLPEVVLALAEKEPTAIRPTPHAVTVPLPTGGGECRHRSPSYLERGIAMAEQRITDATSAVHATVYRTFLAVLSAHGRCGCLTETHIGRLFTAAQAKGESPRHCTDAWTNARSALGM, encoded by the coding sequence ATGACCCATGCCATCCCGATCCGGCGAGACGCCCGGACCGGTCACCTCAATGTGGCCCTGCGGCTGGCCGCCGACGGACTGCCGGTCCTGCCACTGCGCGCCGGGAAGGGCCCGTTCGGCAACTGCCGGAACTGCGCCAACAACGCGTGCGGCGGACGGCCGAACATGAAGACCCCCGGCCCCTGCCAGTGCCCGTGGCCGTGCCACGCCTGGGCCGCCGCCACCTCCGACCCCACCACCATCACCTCCCCGGCCTGGAAGACCGCGTGGAGGTACGCCGGGACCGTCGGCTATCACCCCGGCGGCGCCGGGGTGACCGTGGTCGACCTCGACAACACCGAGGCCGTCGACTGGGCCCGGGAGAACCTGCCCCCGACCCGGACCGTTGGCACGACGCGCGGCGAGCACTGGATCTACCAGGGCACCATGCGCTCCGTGAACGGCGTCCGCGAGGGCGTCGACCTCAAGTCCACGATGTCCTACGCCCGGTGGCTCGGCCCCGGCACCGGCACCATGACGCCGCTGCCGGAGGTCGTGCTCGCGCTCGCCGAGAAGGAGCCCACCGCCATCCGGCCGACGCCACATGCCGTGACCGTGCCCCTGCCTACCGGAGGCGGGGAGTGCCGTCACCGCTCGCCCTCCTACCTGGAGCGTGGCATCGCCATGGCGGAGCAGCGCATCACCGATGCCACCAGCGCGGTCCACGCCACCGTGTACCGGACGTTCCTCGCGGTGCTGTCCGCCCATGGCCGGTGCGGCTGCCTCACCGAGACCCACATCGGCCGGCTGTTCACCGCCGCGCAGGCCAAGGGGGAGTCTCCCCGGCACTGCACGGACGCCTGGACCAACGCCCGTTCCGCTCTGGGCATGTGA
- a CDS encoding RNase adapter RapZ yields MASIRITSYGTGHNDAPTAPDPVVVDTTALRNPPDDPAVRARLTQLTGRHADVAAYVLATPGAHDLIDNARRSIEQRIEGGEQRIDVHVHCYGGRHRSVAIAELLAVDLSVLDDYVHIHHRHIDQPILPARTTA; encoded by the coding sequence ATGGCCAGCATCCGCATCACCTCCTACGGCACCGGACACAACGACGCCCCCACCGCCCCCGACCCCGTCGTCGTCGACACCACCGCCCTGCGCAACCCGCCCGACGACCCCGCCGTCCGCGCCCGACTGACGCAGCTCACCGGACGGCACGCCGACGTCGCCGCCTACGTGCTGGCCACCCCCGGCGCACACGACCTCATCGACAACGCCCGCCGCAGCATCGAGCAGCGCATCGAGGGCGGCGAGCAGCGCATCGACGTCCACGTCCACTGCTACGGCGGCCGACACCGCTCCGTCGCCATCGCCGAACTCCTCGCCGTCGACCTCTCCGTCCTCGACGACTACGTCCACATCCACCACCGCCACATCGACCAGCCGATCCTCCCCGCCCGCACCACCGCCTAG
- the traB gene encoding plasmid transfer protein TraB has translation MAGRNTTIDVLDDDARGSGGGTIARYLLHRAKPHLPPWLGVAGTGVAGLLGNLRWADSAAAGVGLTAVSVALTGATWWIGRSSSQQRRLHSAITVAAGSAWLTGACLAGPTAGPLDDLYLMGGAALALSWNVRMVMRRTDETPTATGGDKGLLEKVGLARAAIGSTKVEPNRVTAQIALEPGEQTTEDVAKVLPRLASALDLPTTALRFMPNADSARRGELVIVPEDMLAEVLEYDGPTRLGGSIADPLVIGRYDDGSPLVLWLPGDPEVGRNATHLLIAGGTGSGKGDGALNVLTEIVSRTDVNVLLSDPKSFQDFRPLLPAFDWAEEGGPGTEAMVEALQAAIPARTRWLGAHRYRQWTVQAAGKQTDPAHSCRTDGTACGCEGMAYLVAWFEEAANTLRALGDDAFTGIAQEARAAGVSLIVSLQRPSYDQMSTSTRASLPSVLAFGCDPRDEGFALPETVLDAGAHPGAWGNRRPGYCYLVSAGIPEDRYPAPGRTRRFTTRSMDVMEQLADWAAANGAPMDLVTARAFEATVGNAYTHRTRHTPDTAPQPRAVDAEEVNAGMLLDPEDDGIDPDADLPGDELGDDAPLFGADPGRKPTPEEARLLFEEALEEFEEEGRMIVGPKDFSDWCETHGYSRPWISARLKDAALDGRLEPTNQSGRWRIVPALAAA, from the coding sequence ATGGCCGGACGCAACACGACCATAGACGTGCTGGACGACGACGCCCGCGGCTCCGGCGGCGGCACGATCGCCCGCTACCTGCTCCACCGTGCCAAGCCCCACCTGCCGCCGTGGCTCGGCGTCGCCGGAACCGGCGTGGCCGGACTCCTCGGCAACCTGCGGTGGGCGGACAGCGCCGCCGCCGGCGTCGGCCTCACCGCCGTCTCCGTCGCCCTGACCGGCGCCACGTGGTGGATCGGCCGGTCCAGCTCGCAGCAGCGCCGCCTGCACTCCGCCATCACGGTGGCAGCCGGATCGGCGTGGCTGACCGGCGCCTGCCTGGCCGGACCGACGGCGGGGCCGCTGGACGACCTGTACCTGATGGGCGGCGCGGCACTCGCGCTGTCGTGGAACGTGCGCATGGTCATGCGCCGCACCGACGAGACCCCGACCGCGACGGGCGGAGACAAGGGGCTGCTGGAGAAGGTCGGTCTGGCCAGGGCCGCGATCGGGTCGACGAAGGTCGAGCCGAACCGGGTGACCGCTCAGATCGCGCTGGAGCCGGGCGAGCAGACCACCGAAGACGTGGCCAAGGTGCTACCCCGGCTCGCCTCCGCGCTCGACCTGCCGACGACCGCGCTGCGGTTCATGCCGAACGCGGACTCCGCCCGCCGGGGCGAACTGGTCATCGTCCCCGAGGACATGCTCGCCGAGGTCCTGGAGTACGACGGCCCGACCCGGCTCGGCGGGTCAATCGCGGACCCGCTGGTCATCGGCCGGTACGACGACGGCTCCCCGCTCGTGCTGTGGCTCCCGGGCGACCCGGAGGTGGGCCGCAACGCGACTCACCTGCTGATCGCGGGCGGGACCGGCTCCGGCAAGGGCGACGGCGCCCTGAACGTCCTGACCGAGATCGTCTCCCGCACGGACGTCAACGTACTGCTCTCGGACCCCAAGTCCTTCCAGGACTTCCGGCCCCTCCTCCCCGCCTTCGACTGGGCAGAGGAGGGCGGGCCCGGTACGGAGGCGATGGTGGAAGCGCTCCAGGCCGCCATCCCCGCCCGGACCCGCTGGCTCGGTGCCCACCGCTACCGCCAGTGGACCGTCCAGGCGGCCGGCAAGCAGACAGACCCAGCGCACTCCTGCCGCACCGACGGCACCGCGTGCGGCTGCGAGGGCATGGCCTACCTGGTCGCGTGGTTCGAGGAGGCCGCGAACACCCTGCGAGCCCTCGGAGACGACGCGTTCACCGGCATCGCCCAGGAGGCCCGCGCCGCCGGCGTCTCCCTGATCGTCTCCCTCCAGCGCCCCAGCTACGACCAGATGAGCACCAGCACCCGCGCCTCCCTGCCGTCCGTGCTCGCGTTCGGCTGCGACCCCCGCGACGAGGGATTCGCGCTCCCCGAGACCGTCCTCGACGCCGGGGCCCACCCCGGCGCGTGGGGCAACCGCCGCCCCGGCTACTGCTACCTCGTCTCGGCGGGCATCCCCGAGGACCGCTACCCCGCCCCGGGCCGCACGCGACGCTTCACCACCCGCTCCATGGACGTCATGGAACAGCTCGCGGACTGGGCCGCCGCCAACGGCGCCCCGATGGACCTGGTCACCGCCCGGGCCTTCGAGGCGACCGTCGGCAACGCCTACACCCACCGCACCCGCCACACACCCGACACCGCCCCGCAGCCGCGGGCGGTGGACGCCGAGGAAGTGAACGCGGGCATGCTGCTCGACCCCGAGGACGATGGCATCGACCCCGACGCCGACCTCCCCGGCGACGAACTCGGCGATGATGCACCGCTGTTCGGCGCGGACCCGGGCCGCAAGCCCACCCCGGAGGAAGCGCGGCTCCTGTTCGAGGAGGCGCTGGAGGAGTTCGAGGAGGAGGGCCGGATGATCGTCGGCCCGAAGGACTTCTCCGACTGGTGCGAGACCCACGGCTACAGCCGCCCCTGGATCTCCGCCCGCTTGAAGGACGCCGCCCTCGACGGCCGCCTGGAACCGACGAACCAGTCCGGCCGCTGGCGGATCGTCCCCGCCCTCGCCGCCGCCTGA
- the traA gene encoding plasmid transfer protein TraA yields the protein MAQIPNGRRTARPQQPRTNTNRSNGNKSDKFANAGAAVGGFVGAMGGSFVPPVNVNVSRTTVNGNGGRRPHSQALMPEPDFSSPSQVRAYCNHLRATAVALSIEVAMGAEILKSVLAAVPDPDGRIGGSRIRAAKVARKLQKSADELRNAAKLAASTYAVFQQEYQEEINRVRHHARPRPQQRMNWTQQ from the coding sequence ATGGCTCAGATCCCCAACGGGCGGCGCACCGCCCGACCCCAGCAGCCCCGGACCAATACCAACCGCTCGAACGGAAATAAGTCGGACAAGTTCGCCAACGCCGGCGCCGCCGTCGGCGGGTTCGTCGGCGCGATGGGCGGCTCGTTCGTCCCGCCGGTGAACGTCAACGTCAGCCGCACCACCGTCAACGGCAACGGCGGCCGTCGGCCGCACTCGCAGGCGCTGATGCCGGAGCCGGACTTCAGCTCTCCTTCGCAGGTACGGGCCTACTGCAACCACCTGCGCGCCACCGCCGTCGCGCTGTCGATCGAGGTCGCGATGGGCGCGGAAATCCTCAAGAGCGTTCTCGCGGCTGTCCCGGACCCCGACGGCCGGATCGGCGGCTCGCGGATCCGGGCCGCGAAGGTCGCACGCAAGCTCCAGAAGTCCGCCGACGAGCTGCGCAACGCCGCCAAGCTCGCCGCCTCCACCTACGCGGTGTTCCAGCAGGAGTACCAGGAGGAGATCAACCGCGTCCGCCACCACGCCCGCCCCCGCCCGCAGCAGCGCATGAACTGGACACAGCAGTAG
- a CDS encoding RRQRL motif-containing zinc-binding protein gives MAGLPVYRWRLAPEGLATFRQLRALGLRPAGQPVVAQLERPRRRRDPLVAFLYRVDLALPVRPMTPARWAALERANAARRVCPECGRDAGYRIPSSLGMCVPCADAPHIAA, from the coding sequence ATGGCGGGCCTGCCCGTCTACCGCTGGCGTCTGGCGCCGGAGGGGCTGGCGACGTTCCGGCAGCTCCGTGCGCTCGGGCTGCGGCCGGCCGGTCAGCCGGTCGTGGCCCAGCTCGAACGCCCCCGCCGTCGGCGCGACCCTCTGGTCGCGTTCCTGTACCGGGTCGACCTGGCGCTTCCGGTCCGGCCGATGACGCCCGCGCGGTGGGCGGCGCTGGAGCGGGCGAACGCGGCGCGGCGGGTCTGCCCGGAGTGTGGGCGGGACGCCGGATACCGGATCCCGTCCTCGCTCGGCATGTGCGTCCCGTGTGCGGACGCTCCCCACATCGCTGCCTGA
- a CDS encoding DUF2637 domain-containing protein, giving the protein MNGVQIRSAERALSVGTWLIVSGAMLYSVLTVTPLMAAHTADEWDWTSPILPLVVDAAVVIVVRLDSVLARLDGHGGRWPIALRWMTGCMTLALNVADSALKKDLVGVAVHAVAPLLLIVTAETGLAYRRAITNALTAVQERERAEREARERAAVERAEAVEKRAREAREFEARMAREQREHEAALAREQSDREERARREERERVEAVERAEQAERERREREREQQQIERERLEREAAARAERERREREAARLREQREQAERAERERAELLAAGAASGKQSEELARKTVVAAFHAGVPVRQAAELCGWSVGWVSTRYQELRDNAPARSLEGAAQ; this is encoded by the coding sequence GTGAACGGTGTTCAGATCCGTTCAGCGGAGCGGGCCCTGTCGGTGGGCACGTGGCTGATCGTGTCCGGAGCGATGCTCTACTCGGTCCTCACGGTCACGCCGCTGATGGCCGCCCACACCGCTGACGAGTGGGACTGGACATCGCCGATTCTGCCGCTCGTGGTGGACGCGGCGGTCGTGATCGTGGTCCGCCTCGACTCCGTCCTCGCCCGCCTCGACGGGCACGGCGGCAGGTGGCCCATCGCGCTTCGCTGGATGACCGGCTGCATGACCCTGGCGCTGAACGTCGCAGACTCCGCCCTGAAGAAAGACCTGGTCGGGGTGGCAGTGCACGCGGTGGCGCCACTGCTGCTGATCGTTACGGCTGAGACCGGCCTCGCCTACCGCCGGGCCATCACGAACGCGCTCACAGCCGTACAGGAGCGTGAACGGGCCGAGCGTGAGGCGCGCGAGAGGGCGGCTGTCGAGCGGGCCGAGGCCGTCGAGAAGCGGGCCCGTGAGGCGCGGGAGTTCGAGGCTCGGATGGCGCGTGAACAGCGTGAGCACGAAGCCGCCCTTGCCCGTGAACAGTCCGATCGGGAAGAGCGCGCACGGCGTGAGGAGCGCGAGCGGGTCGAGGCCGTCGAGAGGGCGGAGCAGGCCGAGCGTGAACGCCGTGAGCGCGAGCGTGAACAGCAGCAGATCGAGCGTGAACGCCTTGAACGCGAGGCCGCCGCACGCGCCGAGCGGGAGCGCCGGGAGCGGGAGGCGGCCCGGCTGCGTGAACAGCGCGAGCAGGCCGAGCGCGCCGAGCGTGAACGCGCTGAACTCCTCGCCGCCGGCGCCGCGAGCGGGAAGCAGTCGGAGGAGCTGGCCCGCAAGACCGTGGTCGCCGCCTTCCACGCAGGGGTGCCGGTGCGGCAGGCCGCCGAGCTGTGCGGCTGGTCCGTCGGCTGGGTCTCCACCCGCTACCAGGAACTCCGCGACAACGCCCCCGCCCGGTCCCTGGAAGGAGCCGCGCAGTGA
- a CDS encoding DUF6284 family protein — translation MLSIAALQAAVTATPFDGEPSDAELDAIETEMPLILADVELLDAVIKTLDRPATKLDERRIRRARHRVVAARRDLTNRAGMVRTGGAA, via the coding sequence ATGCTGTCCATCGCTGCACTTCAGGCCGCTGTTACGGCCACTCCGTTCGACGGTGAGCCGTCAGACGCGGAGCTGGACGCGATCGAGACCGAGATGCCGCTGATCCTGGCGGACGTCGAGCTGCTCGACGCGGTGATCAAGACGCTGGACCGTCCGGCCACCAAGCTGGACGAGCGGCGGATCCGCCGGGCCCGTCACCGGGTCGTGGCGGCCCGGCGGGACCTCACCAACCGCGCGGGCATGGTGCGGACGGGCGGTGCCGCGTGA
- a CDS encoding helix-turn-helix domain-containing protein, with protein sequence MANERLRGAIIESGMTLDQVAERLGVSAKTVERWINEPKRQPYRRFKYAAASLLQCEMSYLWPEERTSAEVTEAGNAELVQLYPHRSVVPNRLWPQLYARATRHFDVLVYSGFWLTEDAAFHQVVKEKSAAGVPVRFMLGDPDSAAVAVRGGDEGIGGAMASKIRNALVNYAPLFGLPGVEFRLHSTTLYNSIYRADDEMLANGHLYGVGAYMAPVLHIQRIPGGELFDAYAESIERVWETARPISSPTDLGGSSA encoded by the coding sequence ATGGCCAATGAGCGACTACGCGGCGCGATCATCGAGAGCGGTATGACGCTCGATCAAGTCGCAGAGCGACTGGGGGTCTCGGCGAAGACTGTCGAGCGCTGGATCAATGAGCCCAAGCGTCAGCCGTACCGTCGCTTCAAGTACGCCGCGGCCTCGCTCCTGCAGTGCGAGATGTCCTACCTGTGGCCGGAGGAGCGGACGTCTGCTGAGGTCACCGAAGCGGGCAACGCGGAGTTGGTGCAGCTGTACCCGCACCGCTCCGTCGTGCCGAACCGGCTCTGGCCGCAGCTCTACGCCAGGGCCACGCGGCACTTCGACGTGCTGGTCTACTCGGGCTTCTGGCTCACGGAGGACGCTGCCTTTCACCAGGTCGTCAAGGAGAAGTCGGCGGCCGGCGTCCCGGTGCGGTTCATGCTCGGAGACCCCGACTCGGCCGCGGTCGCGGTACGAGGCGGCGACGAGGGGATCGGGGGCGCGATGGCGAGCAAGATTCGCAACGCGCTGGTCAACTACGCGCCGTTGTTCGGGCTCCCCGGCGTGGAGTTCCGGCTCCACTCCACGACGCTCTACAACTCCATCTACCGGGCCGACGACGAGATGCTGGCCAACGGGCACCTGTACGGCGTGGGCGCGTACATGGCTCCGGTCCTGCACATTCAGCGCATCCCCGGGGGCGAACTGTTCGATGCCTACGCTGAGAGCATCGAGCGGGTCTGGGAGACCGCGCGGCCCATCTCCTCGCCCACCGACCTGGGAGGTTCAAGCGCATGA
- a CDS encoding NUDIX hydrolase, producing the protein MSRIDYFRDPKAPKANSVVPSVTVVVRDGAGRLLVIHKTDNDLWALPGGGHDIGERISDTAVREVEEETGVKVVVDGIVGLYTDPEHVLAYDDGEVRQQFSICFRAHPVGGSLRTSSESKEVRWVDPADLDDLDIHPSMRLRMRHGLDRAHREPYIG; encoded by the coding sequence ATGAGCCGGATCGACTACTTCCGTGACCCCAAGGCCCCGAAGGCCAACTCGGTGGTGCCTTCGGTGACGGTGGTCGTCCGTGACGGCGCTGGGCGACTCCTGGTCATCCACAAGACCGACAACGACCTGTGGGCGCTTCCTGGCGGCGGCCACGACATCGGCGAACGGATCTCCGACACAGCCGTGCGCGAGGTGGAGGAAGAGACCGGGGTCAAGGTGGTGGTGGACGGCATCGTCGGGCTCTACACCGACCCTGAGCACGTGCTCGCGTACGACGACGGCGAGGTGCGGCAGCAGTTCTCGATCTGTTTCCGGGCCCACCCGGTTGGTGGCTCTCTCCGTACGAGCAGCGAGTCGAAAGAGGTCCGCTGGGTGGACCCGGCGGACCTCGATGACCTGGACATCCACCCGTCCATGCGGCTGCGCATGCGGCACGGCCTGGACCGGGCACACCGGGAGCCCTACATCGGCTGA